A portion of the Polaribacter cellanae genome contains these proteins:
- a CDS encoding HNH endonuclease: protein MIKDSSLDEVKKLFQHISISSFIKYFEVFEKHYESRDNSFIFENFDKHKEYESWTDKSYKSRATKGKKIFRDKLDIVALEYVTKFANKNRLTSETIEKANRLLKNRKNSIVEIEPIVLKQIKEIENNNELLKAEKTALVKIRLGQSNYRKELIEYWEKSCVTKIEMQEILIASHIKPFSECNETEKYDLYNGLLLTPNYDKLFDKFLISFDQNGEILISTLLTKTDLEKLGISRKDKLNSEKLSPNHYIYLKYHNDKFNERERNKNVLQQRI from the coding sequence ATGATTAAAGACAGTTCACTTGATGAAGTAAAAAAACTATTTCAACATATTAGTATTTCCTCATTTATAAAATACTTTGAGGTATTTGAAAAACATTATGAATCACGAGATAATTCTTTCATTTTTGAGAATTTTGATAAACATAAAGAATACGAATCTTGGACGGATAAATCATATAAATCAAGAGCAACAAAAGGAAAAAAAATCTTTAGAGATAAATTAGATATTGTAGCGTTGGAATATGTTACAAAATTTGCAAATAAGAACAGACTAACATCTGAAACAATTGAGAAAGCTAATCGATTATTAAAAAACAGAAAAAATTCGATTGTCGAGATTGAGCCAATTGTTTTAAAGCAAATAAAGGAAATTGAGAATAATAATGAATTACTAAAAGCCGAAAAGACAGCTTTAGTCAAAATCCGATTAGGACAGTCCAATTATCGAAAAGAATTGATTGAGTATTGGGAAAAATCTTGTGTTACAAAAATTGAGATGCAAGAAATATTAATTGCATCGCATATTAAACCATTTAGTGAATGTAACGAAACCGAAAAGTACGATTTGTATAATGGACTTTTATTGACGCCAAATTATGATAAACTATTTGACAAATTTCTAATTTCATTTGACCAGAATGGAGAAATATTAATCTCTACTTTGCTCACAAAAACGGACTTGGAAAAGTTAGGTATTAGCAGAAAAGACAAACTGAATTCGGAAAAATTATCGCCAAATCATTATATCTATTTAAAGTATCATAATGACAAGTTTAACGAACGAGAACGGAATAAAAACGTGTTACAACAACGTATATAA